The following are encoded together in the Mycolicibacterium arabiense genome:
- a CDS encoding cytochrome P450 encodes MTDTLADDTVTNDVPEYPMEREPQCPFAPPRQMLDMGHTAPLSRVRIWDGSTPWLITGHEVARTLFSDPRVSVDDRRTGFPHWNEHMLSTVNKRPRSVFTSDAEEHTRFRRMLSKPFTFKRVEGLRPAIQKITDECIDEILAGPQPADVVAKVALPVPTVVISEMLGVPYEDHEFFQHHANVGLARYASAEEGQKGAMSLHKYLIDLVEKKMANPSEDAVSDLAERVNAGEISVKEAAQLGTGLLIAGHETTANMIGIGVLALLENPEQAALLRDSDDPKFIANAAEELMRYLSIIQNGQRRVAIEDIEIGGETIRAGEGIIIDLAPANWDAAAYPRPDELDLTRDAGQQLGFGYGRHQCVGQQLARAELQIVFHTLLRRIPTMRLAIPFEQVPFKHDRLAYGVYELPVTW; translated from the coding sequence ATGACCGACACGCTCGCCGACGACACCGTGACCAACGACGTTCCCGAATACCCCATGGAGCGGGAACCGCAGTGCCCCTTCGCGCCGCCGCGGCAGATGCTCGACATGGGCCACACCGCACCGCTGTCCCGGGTCCGCATCTGGGACGGCAGCACGCCGTGGCTGATCACCGGGCACGAGGTCGCGCGCACCCTGTTCTCGGACCCCAGGGTCAGCGTGGACGACCGGAGGACGGGCTTCCCGCACTGGAACGAACACATGCTCTCGACGGTGAACAAGCGGCCGCGTTCGGTGTTCACGTCCGACGCCGAGGAGCACACCCGCTTCCGCCGGATGCTGAGCAAGCCCTTCACGTTCAAGCGCGTAGAGGGTCTACGCCCCGCCATCCAGAAGATCACCGACGAGTGCATCGACGAGATCCTCGCCGGCCCGCAGCCCGCGGACGTCGTCGCGAAGGTCGCACTGCCCGTGCCGACCGTGGTGATCAGCGAAATGCTGGGCGTGCCATACGAAGACCACGAGTTCTTCCAGCACCACGCCAACGTCGGACTGGCCCGGTACGCCTCCGCGGAGGAGGGGCAGAAGGGGGCCATGAGCCTCCACAAGTACCTCATCGATCTCGTCGAGAAGAAGATGGCGAATCCGTCGGAGGACGCGGTGTCCGACCTCGCCGAGCGGGTCAACGCCGGTGAGATCAGCGTCAAGGAAGCCGCTCAACTCGGCACCGGCCTCCTGATCGCCGGGCACGAGACCACCGCGAACATGATCGGCATCGGTGTCCTCGCGCTGCTGGAGAACCCGGAACAAGCTGCGCTGCTGCGTGACTCGGACGATCCCAAGTTCATCGCCAACGCCGCCGAGGAGTTGATGCGGTATCTGTCCATCATCCAGAACGGGCAGCGCAGGGTGGCGATCGAGGACATCGAGATCGGTGGCGAGACCATTCGCGCCGGTGAGGGGATCATCATCGACCTCGCACCGGCGAACTGGGATGCCGCCGCCTACCCACGCCCCGACGAGCTGGATCTCACCCGCGACGCCGGACAGCAACTCGGCTTCGGCTACGGCCGCCATCAGTGCGTGGGTCAGCAGCTTGCCCGTGCGGAGCTGCAGATCGTGTTCCACACCCTGCTGCGCCGCATCCCGACCATGCGCCTCGCCATTCCCTTCGAGCAGGTGCCCTTCAAACACGACCGACTCGCCTACGGCGTCTACGAACTCCCGGTGACCTGGTAG